In a single window of the Pseudanabaena sp. BC1403 genome:
- a CDS encoding NACHT domain-containing protein, which yields MFPQKFLTRMAQTHQLSADQESVFLLRFGENREDREVASFLGISEEAYRKRMGEIYRKFDISGKGPGKNNRLLHILQNFLDAETSSQTNLQNEQNLLLVNQSASSQNVALNIDIEELVQQLRYRSRQIIQERCATMRVLDMSHPIDLENIYTGTDVLEKITSRRRLGIADLLATYHGRDRIEMGLINEDRISSMEALNRYSKLMLLGKPGAGKTTLLKYTALKCSQGDIFSDLVPIFVTLRQYAGTESQPRLLDYISQDFYAYNIGDEANVKQLLQQGRAILFLDGLDEVRENDLHRVLEDLRSFSEQFYTNRFVITSRLGSQEYVFEKFTEVEVANFQSLQISQFAQRWFLGNSRHIELFLRKVEDNRPIQELATNPLLLTLLCLVFDEFGDFPTNRSELYREGLDVLLRKWDAKRNIERHQIYKNLSMQRKEDLLAQVACTTFYQGDYFFRQVDLESYITEYIRNLPKAHTDEEALQLDSASIIKAIESQHGLFVERAKGIYSFSHLTFHEYLAARELVYNGNQDTLTLLAGKITDHRWHDILRLAVGMMRSADELLILMKEQCDRLLASDRQLQGLLQWVNKKADAAQVPDHIQSVRAFYLTLGRAIAQSDFLNLANVLARSLVLDLDLCQNRNLNIDLAFDLARALETKDGEDLGLDLDLDLSLALEYAQETSDQLLADALTQLIETCPEDVDSESKWELWANNLRQQTIKYRNIGQIWNLTPYQLDLLRQYCNANRLLVECLESDCYVRQPVRQSIEQSLLLPSV from the coding sequence ATGTTTCCCCAAAAATTTCTGACGCGAATGGCGCAAACCCATCAGCTTTCTGCCGATCAGGAAAGTGTTTTCCTATTACGATTTGGGGAAAATCGTGAAGATCGTGAAGTTGCTAGTTTTTTAGGCATTTCTGAAGAAGCCTATCGCAAGCGGATGGGAGAAATTTATCGAAAATTTGACATTAGTGGCAAGGGCCCAGGCAAAAATAATCGCCTCTTACATATTTTGCAAAATTTTTTAGATGCAGAAACCAGTTCACAAACCAATTTGCAAAATGAGCAAAACTTACTTCTTGTCAACCAATCTGCATCTAGTCAGAATGTTGCCTTGAATATCGATATTGAAGAACTGGTGCAGCAACTCCGCTATCGTAGTCGTCAGATCATTCAAGAGCGCTGTGCCACCATGCGAGTGTTGGACATGTCGCATCCAATAGATCTCGAAAATATTTATACAGGTACAGATGTTCTAGAAAAAATTACCAGCCGTCGTCGTTTGGGAATTGCCGATTTACTAGCTACTTATCATGGGCGCGATCGCATTGAGATGGGGCTGATCAATGAAGATCGTATTTCCAGCATGGAGGCTCTAAATCGTTATAGCAAACTGATGCTGCTAGGTAAGCCAGGGGCAGGTAAAACGACGCTGTTAAAATATACTGCCTTGAAATGTTCGCAAGGCGATATTTTTAGTGATTTAGTCCCAATTTTTGTAACGCTTCGTCAGTATGCTGGTACTGAATCTCAGCCACGGTTATTAGATTATATTTCTCAAGACTTTTACGCTTATAACATTGGCGATGAGGCAAATGTTAAACAGCTTTTACAACAAGGTCGAGCAATTCTATTTTTAGATGGACTTGATGAAGTTCGCGAAAATGATTTGCATCGTGTGCTCGAAGATTTACGGAGTTTCTCAGAGCAGTTCTATACTAATCGTTTTGTGATTACCAGTCGCTTGGGATCGCAGGAATATGTATTTGAGAAGTTTACAGAAGTCGAAGTCGCGAACTTCCAATCATTGCAGATTTCGCAATTTGCCCAGCGTTGGTTTCTTGGTAATTCCCGACATATTGAGCTATTTTTGCGAAAAGTAGAAGACAATCGCCCTATTCAAGAATTGGCTACTAATCCTTTGCTGCTGACTCTATTGTGTTTAGTGTTCGATGAATTTGGGGATTTCCCAACAAACCGTTCAGAACTCTATCGGGAAGGGCTGGATGTGCTGCTTAGGAAGTGGGATGCCAAACGCAATATTGAACGGCATCAAATTTATAAAAATCTATCGATGCAACGTAAAGAAGATTTATTGGCTCAAGTTGCCTGTACAACATTTTATCAAGGCGATTACTTTTTTCGACAAGTCGATCTGGAAAGCTATATTACTGAATATATTCGTAATTTACCAAAAGCTCATACAGATGAGGAGGCTTTGCAACTTGATAGTGCATCAATTATAAAGGCGATCGAATCACAGCATGGGTTGTTTGTAGAACGAGCTAAAGGAATTTATTCTTTTTCGCATTTAACTTTTCATGAATATTTAGCAGCGCGTGAGCTTGTTTATAATGGAAACCAAGATACGTTGACATTGCTAGCGGGTAAAATCACCGATCACCGTTGGCATGATATTTTACGCCTTGCCGTTGGTATGATGCGCTCGGCTGACGAGTTATTAATATTAATGAAGGAGCAATGCGATCGCCTGTTAGCTAGCGATCGGCAATTACAAGGTTTGTTGCAATGGGTTAACAAAAAGGCAGATGCTGCTCAAGTTCCCGATCACATTCAATCGGTTCGTGCTTTCTATCTAACTCTCGGACGTGCGATCGCCCAAAGCGATTTTCTCAATTTGGCTAATGTATTAGCTCGTAGTCTCGTGCTCGATCTTGATCTTTGTCAAAATCGCAATCTCAATATTGATCTTGCTTTTGATCTGGCTAGGGCGCTAGAAACTAAGGATGGTGAAGATCTGGGACTTGATTTAGACCTAGATCTTAGTCTTGCTCTGGAATATGCCCAAGAAACTTCTGATCAGCTCTTGGCGGATGCTTTAACTCAACTAATTGAGACTTGTCCTGAAGATGTGGATAGCGAGAGCAAATGGGAGCTTTGGGCTAATAACCTGCGTCAACAGACGATCAAATATCGGAATATTGGTCAGATTTGGAATCTCACGCCCTATCAACTTGACCTTTTACGTCAATATTGTAATGCGAATCGTCTTTTAGTGGAATGTCTTGAAAGTGATTGCTATGTCCGTCAACCTGTCAGACAATCAATTGAACAAAGCCTGCTATTGCCATCTGTCTAA
- a CDS encoding polynucleotide kinase-phosphatase — MKIKIPELSLVTIIGASGSGKSTFAKTHFLSTEVISSDFCRGLVSDDENNQAASKDAFDVLHYIAAKRLAAGKLTVIDATNVQPQDRKQYIDLARQYHCIPVAIVLNLPEKVCHDRNQQRPDRQFGEHVVRRHVQNLRKSLRSLEREGFRHVFVLSSLEEIENVSIERQPLWNNRKQEHGPFDIIGDVHGCCNELEELLRSLGYQILETPANSIVNSSFWDFPTYSHPEGRKAVFLGDLVDRGHRILDTVKLVRNMVVAETGLCVPGNHDIKLMRKLNGKNVKINHGLEQTLAEIAALPDEIRDEAKRELRQFIDTLISHYVLDNGKLVVAHAGMKAELQGRGSGRVRDFALFGETTGEIDEFGLPVRYNWAAEYRGQAMVVYGHTPVPEAEWLNNTIDIDTGCVFGGKLSALRYPERELVSVQASRVYCEPVKPLIPEVIADSPLTAQQQHDDVLNIADVLGKRLVSTRLQRNITIKEENAIAALEVMSRFAANPKWLIYLPPTMSPVATSTESGFLEYPTEAFAYYKQAGVDQVVCEEKHMGSRAVAIICKDEAAASRRFGITDEGIGICYTRTGRRFFENPTLEMELLARVQSALTQSGFWEQFQTDWVCLDCELMPWSVKAQALLRQQYAAVGTAANQSLSQAIASLQQATERGIDVNSLLDQYQQRHQLAGQYVAAYRRYCWNVDSIEDLKLAPFHILATEGKVHIDKNHQWHMQQIAQICNCDRNLLLATEYRLIDLNDAASQSEGIQWWQELTAKGGEGMVVKPLEFINETKKGLIQPAVKCRGQEYLRIIYGAEYSLPQNLERLRQRGLSVKRSLALREFAIGIEGLERFVSNSPLRQVHECVFGVLALESEPVDPRL; from the coding sequence ATGAAAATTAAAATCCCCGAATTATCTCTCGTCACAATCATCGGAGCCTCTGGCTCTGGCAAATCTACCTTTGCAAAAACTCATTTTCTCTCCACCGAAGTTATATCCTCTGATTTTTGCCGAGGCTTAGTTTCTGACGATGAAAACAATCAGGCTGCCAGTAAAGACGCTTTTGACGTACTGCATTACATTGCTGCAAAACGATTAGCCGCAGGAAAACTCACCGTCATTGATGCCACTAACGTACAGCCACAAGACCGCAAACAATACATCGATTTAGCGCGGCAATATCACTGCATTCCCGTCGCGATCGTCCTGAACTTGCCAGAGAAAGTATGTCACGATCGCAACCAACAGCGACCCGATCGCCAATTTGGTGAACATGTAGTGCGCCGCCATGTCCAGAATTTACGCAAATCGCTGCGAAGCCTAGAAAGAGAAGGATTCCGTCATGTATTTGTTCTCTCCTCATTAGAAGAAATTGAGAATGTGTCAATTGAGCGGCAACCACTTTGGAATAATCGCAAACAGGAACATGGCCCCTTTGACATCATCGGTGATGTGCATGGCTGCTGCAATGAATTAGAAGAACTATTGCGATCGCTAGGATATCAAATACTGGAAACACCAGCTAATTCCATAGTTAATTCCAGTTTCTGGGACTTCCCAACCTATAGCCACCCTGAAGGTCGTAAAGCAGTCTTTTTAGGCGATTTAGTCGATCGCGGCCATCGCATTTTGGATACGGTCAAACTGGTCAGAAATATGGTGGTTGCTGAAACAGGACTCTGCGTCCCCGGAAATCACGATATCAAACTGATGCGAAAGCTAAACGGTAAAAACGTCAAAATAAATCATGGCTTAGAACAAACCTTAGCCGAAATTGCAGCCTTACCTGACGAGATTCGCGATGAAGCGAAAAGAGAACTGCGGCAATTTATTGATACTCTCATCAGTCATTACGTCTTGGATAATGGAAAATTAGTTGTCGCCCATGCTGGCATGAAAGCTGAACTCCAAGGACGAGGCTCAGGGCGAGTGCGCGACTTCGCTCTCTTTGGCGAAACTACAGGTGAGATCGATGAATTTGGCTTACCTGTACGCTATAACTGGGCTGCCGAATATCGCGGACAGGCGATGGTGGTCTATGGGCATACACCTGTCCCAGAAGCAGAATGGCTGAATAACACCATTGATATTGATACTGGCTGTGTGTTTGGAGGCAAGCTGAGTGCTTTGCGCTATCCCGAAAGAGAACTGGTAAGCGTCCAAGCTAGTCGAGTCTATTGCGAACCTGTAAAGCCCTTGATTCCTGAAGTGATAGCGGATTCACCACTCACTGCCCAACAACAACATGATGATGTTCTCAATATTGCCGATGTTCTAGGGAAAAGACTAGTTTCTACGAGGCTTCAGCGCAATATCACGATCAAAGAAGAAAATGCGATCGCGGCTCTAGAAGTGATGAGTCGATTTGCCGCTAATCCCAAATGGCTGATCTATTTACCACCCACCATGTCGCCTGTAGCAACTTCTACTGAGTCAGGATTTCTCGAATATCCTACCGAAGCCTTTGCCTATTACAAACAAGCTGGCGTTGATCAAGTTGTTTGCGAAGAAAAGCACATGGGTTCGCGGGCAGTGGCGATCATTTGCAAGGATGAAGCCGCCGCTAGTCGTCGCTTTGGGATTACTGATGAAGGGATTGGCATCTGCTACACCCGCACAGGTCGCCGCTTCTTTGAAAATCCCACCTTAGAAATGGAACTTCTAGCGCGAGTACAGTCCGCCCTAACTCAAAGCGGATTTTGGGAGCAATTTCAAACCGATTGGGTATGTCTTGATTGCGAGCTTATGCCTTGGTCGGTAAAGGCTCAAGCGTTACTAAGACAACAATATGCTGCGGTCGGTACGGCGGCTAATCAATCTCTGAGTCAGGCGATCGCAAGTTTGCAACAAGCCACAGAACGCGGCATTGACGTAAATTCTCTGCTCGATCAATACCAACAGCGCCATCAATTAGCAGGTCAATATGTCGCTGCCTATCGCCGTTATTGCTGGAATGTTGATTCTATTGAGGATCTGAAACTAGCTCCATTTCATATTTTGGCAACGGAAGGTAAAGTTCACATCGACAAGAATCATCAATGGCATATGCAGCAAATTGCTCAGATTTGTAATTGCGATCGTAATCTGCTCCTTGCCACTGAATATCGGCTGATCGATCTCAACGATGCCGCAAGCCAGTCAGAAGGTATTCAATGGTGGCAAGAATTAACAGCCAAAGGTGGAGAAGGTATGGTGGTCAAACCTTTGGAATTCATCAATGAAACCAAGAAAGGATTGATTCAGCCTGCGGTGAAATGTCGTGGACAAGAATATCTTCGCATCATCTATGGAGCTGAATATTCTCTACCGCAAAACTTAGAACGTCTTCGCCAAAGAGGATTGTCGGTTAAGCGATCGCTAGCTCTACGAGAATTTGCGATCGGTATTGAAGGATTAGAGCGCTTTGTGTCGAACTCGCCCCTGCGCCAAGTTCATGAATGTGTGTTCGGTGTTCTAGCCCTAGAGAGCGAACCTGTCGATCCAAGATTGTAG
- a CDS encoding RtcB family protein, whose product MPYQQLNISTPKPVLSWADHDLGHEETKMAKNVASLPFVFKHVALMPDVHLGKGALVGSVVATKEAIVPAAVGVDIGCGMAAIKTPFRHEQLEGKLKQIRLEIEAAIPVGFNDNKEVEKPVFNWQGWREFGDLHDGVQHLEGKAMKQMGSLGGGNHFIEVCIDTDNQVWLMLHSGSRNIGNMLAQRHIETAKELARLAGTSLPDKDLAYFVAGTSEFAAYWRDLQWAQEYARVNRDVMMARFKKIIEKYASGGKPVKPLLTVNCHHNYAEKEVHFGEDVYVTRKGAVRARTEDYGIIPGSMGAKSFIVKGKGNTESYCSCSHGAGRLLSRSKAKDQFTLDDLIQQTQGIECRKDTGIIDEIPAAYKPIEQVMQQQSDLVEVVATLKQIICIKG is encoded by the coding sequence ATGCCTTATCAACAGTTAAATATCTCAACGCCTAAGCCTGTCTTGTCTTGGGCAGATCATGACCTTGGTCATGAAGAAACCAAAATGGCTAAAAATGTTGCATCTTTGCCTTTTGTGTTTAAACATGTGGCTCTAATGCCTGATGTCCATCTCGGTAAAGGTGCTCTCGTCGGTTCTGTGGTTGCGACTAAAGAAGCGATCGTACCTGCGGCAGTGGGTGTGGACATTGGTTGTGGCATGGCGGCTATCAAAACTCCATTTCGGCATGAACAGCTAGAAGGTAAGCTCAAGCAAATTCGTCTTGAAATTGAAGCCGCAATTCCCGTGGGCTTTAATGACAACAAAGAAGTCGAAAAGCCTGTATTCAATTGGCAAGGGTGGCGAGAATTTGGTGATTTACATGATGGGGTTCAGCACCTTGAAGGTAAAGCCATGAAGCAAATGGGCTCTCTCGGCGGTGGTAATCACTTCATAGAGGTCTGCATAGATACAGATAATCAAGTGTGGCTGATGCTGCATTCTGGTTCTCGCAATATTGGCAATATGCTTGCTCAAAGACATATAGAAACCGCGAAGGAACTAGCTAGATTAGCTGGAACTTCTCTACCCGATAAAGATCTTGCCTATTTTGTTGCTGGTACTTCTGAATTTGCTGCCTACTGGCGCGATTTGCAATGGGCGCAGGAATACGCACGTGTTAATCGCGATGTGATGATGGCAAGATTTAAGAAGATTATCGAGAAATATGCTAGCGGAGGTAAGCCCGTAAAGCCATTACTAACGGTAAATTGTCATCATAATTATGCAGAAAAGGAAGTTCATTTTGGTGAGGATGTATATGTCACTCGCAAAGGTGCTGTAAGGGCAAGAACAGAGGACTATGGCATTATCCCTGGCTCAATGGGAGCGAAGTCTTTCATTGTCAAAGGCAAAGGAAATACTGAAAGTTATTGTTCTTGTTCTCATGGGGCTGGGCGATTGTTATCGAGGAGTAAGGCGAAGGATCAGTTCACGTTAGATGACTTGATTCAGCAGACTCAAGGGATAGAGTGTCGCAAGGATACAGGAATTATTGACGAGATTCCTGCTGCTTATAAACCGATTGAGCAAGTGATGCAACAGCAATCTGATCTAGTGGAAGTTGTCGCTACTTTAAAGCAGATTATTTGCATAAAAGGATAA
- a CDS encoding ring-opening amidohydrolase, producing MKVDVYKLPQNSPDDLEALKAAIASGEINPQLIVAILGKTEGNGCVNDFTRGFAVQTLKNYLTNFVGKERSESIVYVMSGGTEGAISPHLTIFTSQPSQPHIPTRMALTLGMIHTRDFTSAEIGSLTMVKEVALAVNQAIASAGIAKADVHFVQIKCPLVTSRDRLLDNPQSTNKSISSYESMGYSRGASALGVAVALGEVQLEDLSANDICQNYALYSTIASTSAGVELRNCEILVLGNAPTSTSNFVIGHSVMQHALDAHAVTKAIASTGQPSDRIVNIFAKAEADPSGELLGRRHTMMDDSDINHTRMARAVVGAVVASIVQDPMVYVSGGSEHQGPSGGGPVAAIAHID from the coding sequence ATGAAAGTTGATGTATATAAGCTTCCTCAAAACAGCCCAGATGATCTAGAAGCGCTGAAAGCGGCGATCGCATCTGGAGAAATTAATCCGCAACTTATTGTGGCAATTTTAGGTAAGACAGAAGGAAATGGCTGCGTCAATGACTTCACACGAGGCTTTGCGGTACAAACCTTAAAAAACTATCTCACTAATTTTGTCGGAAAAGAACGATCTGAGTCTATTGTCTATGTCATGTCTGGTGGGACTGAAGGAGCTATAAGTCCACATTTGACAATTTTCACTAGTCAGCCTTCTCAACCACATATCCCAACCCGCATGGCTTTGACGTTGGGCATGATTCATACCCGTGATTTTACTTCTGCGGAAATCGGCTCGCTAACAATGGTCAAGGAAGTAGCTCTGGCTGTTAATCAGGCGATCGCATCCGCAGGAATAGCCAAAGCTGACGTACATTTTGTCCAGATTAAATGCCCACTTGTCACCAGTCGCGATCGCCTGCTAGATAATCCTCAATCGACAAACAAATCCATAAGTAGCTATGAGTCAATGGGTTACTCACGAGGAGCCTCAGCGCTAGGAGTCGCAGTAGCATTAGGTGAAGTTCAATTGGAAGATCTCAGCGCAAATGATATTTGCCAAAATTATGCTTTGTATTCCACTATAGCTTCCACTTCAGCAGGAGTAGAGCTACGCAACTGTGAGATTTTAGTATTGGGGAATGCTCCGACATCAACCAGTAATTTTGTAATTGGTCATAGTGTGATGCAACATGCCCTAGATGCTCATGCCGTAACTAAAGCGATCGCCTCAACAGGTCAACCCAGCGATCGCATTGTAAATATATTTGCCAAAGCGGAAGCCGATCCCTCTGGAGAGCTTTTGGGAAGAAGACATACGATGATGGATGATTCAGATATTAACCATACAAGGATGGCTAGGGCTGTGGTCGGTGCAGTAGTCGCATCGATTGTCCAAGATCCAATGGTCTATGTGTCAGGAGGTAGTGAGCATCAGGGGCCATCAGGTGGTGGGCCTGTTGCTGCGATCGCCCATATTGACTGA
- a CDS encoding retron system putative HNH endonuclease, which translates to MKNVLKSPEPSDLQKYKNNNISQSKTWKSFKRTSAYNSVRETLIRDQKGLCAYCEIDLHPNDRCVEHFIPRNQSTPENNYDLDWQNMLANCKGGLENVDISEEENERRISRPPNRVACCSAAKADFNPDGKLLNPLELPTLRLFRFSSLDGEIRPDENVCQKVGIPIEYVQFTIQKLGLNVLRLKNERVAIIAEITQELDDRDDGTINPILLKKQIASERFGDGKHDWPAFFTTIRWVLGKGAEDHLVDISYLG; encoded by the coding sequence ATGAAAAATGTGCTTAAATCTCCAGAACCATCGGATCTTCAAAAATACAAAAATAACAATATTTCTCAATCTAAGACATGGAAAAGTTTCAAACGAACTAGTGCTTATAATTCCGTTCGTGAAACACTTATAAGAGATCAAAAAGGGCTTTGTGCTTATTGTGAAATCGATCTTCATCCCAATGATCGTTGTGTCGAGCATTTTATTCCGAGAAACCAATCCACTCCAGAAAATAACTACGATCTAGATTGGCAAAATATGTTAGCCAATTGTAAAGGTGGGTTGGAAAATGTTGATATTTCTGAAGAAGAAAATGAACGTAGAATTTCACGACCACCTAACAGAGTTGCTTGTTGTAGTGCCGCTAAAGCTGATTTTAATCCCGATGGCAAATTATTAAACCCTCTTGAATTGCCAACACTAAGATTATTTCGTTTTAGCAGTTTAGATGGTGAAATTAGACCTGACGAAAATGTTTGCCAAAAAGTTGGTATTCCTATTGAATATGTTCAATTCACTATTCAAAAACTGGGACTCAATGTTCTACGTTTGAAAAATGAAAGAGTAGCTATAATTGCTGAAATCACCCAAGAGCTTGATGACCGAGATGATGGAACTATTAATCCGATTTTACTAAAAAAGCAAATTGCCTCAGAACGTTTCGGTGATGGTAAACATGATTGGCCAGCATTCTTCACGACTATTCGTTGGGTTTTAGGAAAAGGAGCTGAAGATCATCTGGTTGATATTTCCTACTTAGGTTAG
- a CDS encoding AAA family ATPase, whose translation MHIQQVQIKNFRCFEDLTVNLNPDVNIFVGNNGSGKSAVLDAISAAISPYLYEFQLRLDVNIKDKHIKELNLFQKDVRNGEKIDKVVNIIQFSIALTNIPEFTTSYFKETTDINNLGLPLHNRISSELHDYVYQHGEHLKNYWDFPVCAYYRSHRSLIDDLDIQLDFNQDFSPFDALKNSFDAVASFRDLVGWVFVREFQELREGKKQKNIEFEFPDLKQIRKAISIIIAPSARVYFSQVNSSATIMVEWETETGEKIELSLDQLSSGYRNMLALVMDFARRLALANPQMENPLEAEAILMIDELDLHLHPTWQQKIIPDLRKVFPNTQIIATTHSPEIVTTVERHQVKILENYQIKECPSPTRGMKSSDIVSSVLGLENLRPDTEESRTLTALFEAIDNGNLEEAKRLRDKLQDWKSFDPDITRADMQIRRLEREAIA comes from the coding sequence ATGCATATTCAACAAGTTCAGATTAAAAACTTTCGATGTTTTGAGGATCTAACGGTCAACTTAAATCCAGATGTAAATATATTCGTTGGCAATAATGGCTCTGGTAAAAGTGCTGTATTAGATGCGATCTCAGCAGCTATAAGTCCATACTTATATGAATTCCAATTGAGGCTTGATGTAAATATTAAAGATAAGCATATAAAAGAGCTTAATTTATTTCAAAAAGATGTAAGAAATGGAGAAAAAATTGACAAAGTTGTAAATATTATTCAATTTTCAATTGCATTAACAAATATACCCGAATTTACAACTTCATATTTTAAAGAAACAACTGACATCAATAATTTGGGCTTACCACTTCATAACAGAATTTCTTCTGAACTTCATGATTATGTTTATCAGCATGGAGAGCATTTAAAGAATTATTGGGACTTTCCAGTTTGTGCTTATTATAGAAGCCATAGAAGCCTAATAGATGATCTTGATATACAACTTGATTTCAATCAAGATTTTTCTCCGTTTGATGCATTGAAAAATTCTTTTGATGCAGTTGCTAGTTTTCGTGATTTAGTTGGTTGGGTTTTTGTTCGTGAATTTCAAGAGTTAAGAGAGGGAAAAAAACAAAAAAATATTGAATTTGAGTTCCCTGATTTAAAGCAAATACGAAAAGCAATTTCTATTATTATTGCACCAAGTGCTCGTGTATATTTTTCTCAGGTAAATTCGTCAGCTACAATAATGGTTGAGTGGGAAACTGAAACAGGTGAAAAAATTGAATTGTCACTTGATCAATTAAGTTCAGGATATCGAAATATGCTAGCGCTTGTGATGGACTTTGCAAGACGTTTAGCACTAGCAAATCCACAGATGGAAAACCCACTCGAAGCCGAAGCAATATTAATGATTGATGAACTAGATTTACATTTACATCCAACTTGGCAACAAAAAATTATTCCCGACCTCCGCAAAGTATTTCCTAATACGCAAATCATTGCCACCACCCATAGCCCCGAAATCGTCACCACCGTAGAACGCCATCAGGTCAAGATTTTAGAAAACTATCAAATCAAAGAATGTCCCTCACCGACTAGAGGGATGAAAAGTTCGGATATTGTAAGTAGTGTTTTAGGGCTAGAAAATTTGCGCCCAGACACCGAAGAATCAAGGACACTAACGGCTCTTTTTGAGGCGATCGATAATGGTAATTTAGAAGAAGCTAAACGACTGCGAGATAAGCTACAAGACTGGAAATCATTTGATCCAGATATTACTAGAGCAGATATGCAAATCCGTCGATTGGAGCGTGAAGCGATCGCATGA
- a CDS encoding type II toxin-antitoxin system HigA family antitoxin has product MQLRPIRTEADYQQVLQEIESLFDAAPDTAECDRLDILSTLAEAYERLHFPIEIPDPIEAIEYYMDTRGLSQHDLDACLGGRARSVDVLSRKFSLTLEMIRRLNQELGIPAEILIQPYQSLQTSA; this is encoded by the coding sequence ATGCAATTACGCCCTATTAGGACTGAAGCAGACTATCAACAAGTTCTACAAGAAATTGAATCTTTGTTTGATGCTGCTCCCGATACTGCTGAATGCGATCGCTTAGATATTCTCAGTACCTTAGCTGAAGCCTACGAAAGATTGCATTTTCCTATAGAAATTCCTGATCCTATTGAGGCGATTGAATACTATATGGATACTCGTGGTTTGTCACAACATGATTTGGATGCTTGTCTTGGTGGTCGAGCTAGATCGGTTGATGTATTATCTCGTAAGTTTTCTTTAACTCTAGAAATGATTAGAAGATTAAACCAAGAGCTAGGAATTCCCGCAGAGATCTTGATCCAGCCCTATCAATCATTACAAACTTCCGCATAA
- a CDS encoding DUF433 domain-containing protein, giving the protein MDYHNIITIESGKRSGKPCIRGMRITVYDILEYLAGGMTEAEVLEDFSELTLQDIKACLSFAAEREKRLFVAAL; this is encoded by the coding sequence ATGGACTATCACAACATCATCACGATTGAATCTGGAAAACGTAGTGGTAAGCCTTGTATAAGAGGGATGCGGATTACCGTTTACGATATTTTGGAGTATCTAGCTGGGGGAATGACAGAAGCAGAAGTTCTGGAAGATTTTTCTGAGCTCACTTTGCAGGACATTAAAGCTTGCCTGAGTTTTGCGGCTGAACGAGAAAAAAGATTGTTTGTCGCTGCGTTATGA
- a CDS encoding DUF5615 family PIN-like protein — protein MKLLLDENLSDRIVYSIGDLYPESEHVKTLGLVHTDDALIWKHAKENNFVIVSKDSDFHQRSLLYGHPPKFVYLRIGNSPTSKIVDILRENFEIITEFVDSESESILVLG, from the coding sequence ATGAAACTGCTTCTAGATGAGAATTTGTCAGATCGGATAGTTTATAGCATTGGCGATTTATATCCTGAATCTGAACACGTTAAGACTTTAGGACTGGTACATACTGATGATGCTTTGATCTGGAAACATGCTAAGGAAAATAATTTTGTGATTGTTTCCAAAGATTCAGACTTTCATCAACGGAGTTTGCTTTATGGGCATCCCCCTAAGTTTGTCTATCTTCGCATTGGTAATAGCCCAACTTCTAAAATCGTTGATATTTTGAGGGAAAATTTCGAGATTATCACTGAGTTTGTTGATAGTGAATCAGAAAGTATTTTGGTTTTAGGTTAG